ctccgGGTCGAACACGTGTGGCTCTCTCGGTCTGATCTGCCCTAGGAACTGCAAGGGAAGACTGGGTATCTTTGGCGAACAGCAAACATTCCCATGCCCCTCTCTCCAAGGAGCaaggctttgtttgtttgtttgtttgtttgtttgtttgttttaaatgggACTGCAGCGGCCCAGCGTCCAGGGATGCCGTGATGGCCCTATCTGCCATGCTTTCGTATGGGGGACCGGCAGAGTACCCCGAACCCCCGGCAGCCTGCGGGCAGACAAAGACCGGCTCCGAGCCGGCGGCTTTCACTGCGGGAAGACATCTCGTCCAGGACTACATTTCCCAGCGGCTCCTGGCGGCACTGCAAATGCTCCATGCGGTGCCCTACCCCTTCCGGCAGCTCGCGGCGCGGGCACATTCCGTGCGAGCCCCGCAGCGGCTCCCGATGTGACCGGCGCGGATCCCGGGGCAGCTCCCTGCGGCCCCCGCCGTGGGACATCCTGCCGGTGCCCCCGCTGGAGCGCAGGGCCgagccccgccgccggcccgggccCCAGCGGTCCCGGGCAGCCCCGCCTCGGGCCGGCAGCATGCCCCGGGGGCGAGCCTGGACGCAGGCGGAGGTCAGCGAGCTCCTGTCGCTGGTGGTGAAGTCGGGGGAGACCGCGCTGCTCATGGGCTCCACGTCGCGGCCCAACGAGGCGCTCTGGCAGGAGATCTCCCAGGGTCTGACGGCGGCCGGCTACGGGCGCAGCGTGGCCCAGTGCCGCTCCAAGTGGAAGGCGCTCAAGCAGGCTTTCTACTCGGAGCGGGAGACGCGCCAGAAGGCAGGACGCCCCTCGTCCCGGCTGCCGCCGTACTACCGAGCCATGAAGGACATCTGGAACGCAGCCGGGAAGCCCGTCTTTGGCGAACGGAGGATGTCAGGTGGGTGCTGGTGACGGACGTGTGGGCGTAGCAGGTGGCTAGACGTGGGGTGCTGATGGAGCACTGGTGCTGATGGGTGCTACGTGCGCACCCAGGGTCTGTTGATGGTGATGGTCTTTCTCTTCCCCTAGATGTGGTGAAGCTACCCTCCAGAAAGCGCAAGTCACCCCTTGCCGGACAGTCTCCATCCTCATCAGAGCCACCAGGTACCCATGGGCTCAGGCAGCCAGAGTGGGGCTTGTCCTGGCTGCGAGGTGGCAGACACCCCTCTTTCCCCAGTTCTTGAAGCTCTTTTCTGCACCCCTTCATATCCTTCTGCAGAGCATAATGTTGATGGGAACATCCCCAGCACTCTCACCCATGCTCCAGCACTGGTGACACCGATGCTGCAGTGTGCGAAGGATGAGCCAGAGAATTGTAAGTACTGAGCTGCCctgctgcactgagctgcatggccacagctccagcccaagCCCATGCTTGCATGATAGGAGTGGGAGGCTAAGAGGATGAGGGGATCCATCACGTGTCCCTCAGCAGGGATGTCAGTGAGGGATgtggaaggctgacctggaacagaaaCTGGACAGAGCTAAGAGAATGAAATAGGTATTTGTttaaaggcctttaaggatacaccttgggcagtacaagagcctggccagggctacatccagggtggacccaaaatggtaACAAAATGGACAACTGGTCACAAGGTTCTACATACACTTTTATAAggtttggtccatttgcatattagGGTTTAATTGTCCGATAACACCGTCAGGTTCTGAAGTCTCATACTTGTCTTCCCTCTTCAGTCCAccattttttatgcttttgggcctgaaacttGTATTCattttccttggttttcagcgggaaaaggatttgtttacCTACtttgtgaagagagcttactaacacttaatatgaggctcagaactacacacttaggcagcacagaatctgaaaaacatgaaagctaaaattcAAGGCATCAGGTGTGTTTGGACTTCTGCCTCTGCAGGCTTTGGCTCCAAACCAGCCCCAGAGCATGTGGGGATGGAGATGGCTGGGGATAGGGCAGGAGGGGGTCCCAGCCTGAGGGCATGGCAaggctgctggctgccctgTGGCAGATCATGAGGTGAAAGGTCTGGAAGGGGCAGTGGCCCTTCTACAGTGCAGGGATCTCATGGCCGGTGACATTTCAGGGCATGTgactccttttccttcagcagttCCTGGCTCCTTAGTTGCCCAGTAACACCATAAAGCTTCAGATGAGTTTGGGTTGTATAtgagagccagagctgcctgcagctgccctgctctTCAGCCCACCCACATGCATATCCTGCATACCCCTCACTGTTCACACTCCCGGGGATTAGGCACTGAGGTGATGTAGGATACATCTCTGAACCCGGTTTGTGTGGGCACACTGGGTAACTACCTTCTGtctccccaaattccccctgCAGTTTCAAGTGGATGTGGGATTCTCCTTCACTTCCAGTCCTAGTTCTGTTATGTAGCGTTGCTGCACTCTGCTCCACTGGTGCTGCCTTCCAGCCCAGAGGTGGCTGCATTGCAGCGGTGGGTGAGTGACTCCTGCTTTTGTACCTAGCTCTGAAATACATTGGGACCTCTGGAGCTTGGCTAGGGCATGTCAAGTTGAGGGGCTGGCTGGGGCAAGCCCAGCAGACCCCAGGCTGCTGGTGATCCACCAACAGGTCCTTTCAGAAGGTGtatctctcctctctgctttctcaCAGCAGCTGGTGAGGACCACATTACTGGAGTGCCACCCACACTCCCTGCCATGCCACGTAAGGCTTTCCTTGACCTACTCAATCCAGTAAACCCCCTCAGCCCCACAAGCAGGGTCTGATATGGTTCTCATTGCAGATGCCAGTTCCTGCTTCCCTCTCATCTTACAGCTGGGTGAGTACCAAGCCCTGGCTACCATGCTTGTGTGCCCTGGGACAAGAGGTGGCTACAGCTCACAGGCTGTGTCTGCTCTCCTTGAGGCTGTCACATTAACTTGAAGCAGGAAGGAACCGAGGGAAGGGCCAGTAAGTGTCTGCAGCTTTGAGCAAGTCCTTGTGCACCAGGGCACAACTCCATCCTGTCCTGCCAGTGAGAAGGGCATGGGAACTCAGAGGCATTACCTTTCCCAGGGTTCTGTGTCGTAGTCAAGCTAAATTTGGGGCTTGCATCACTCTTGTTGTTTCCTCCATGCCAAGCTTTCCTGACAGGTTTTCCTGGTGAGACATCGCAGAGCCCTGggatggaaagaaaacatgaaatgctgccactggatgctgcagccacaggctccCATGGGACAGCAGCCATGAGcgagcagccagcagcagctgaagatgcATCAGACGCATGCCTGCATGGTGGgtgctccctgcagcttcccTACAGCCTCACAGGAAGCTCTTGGAGCCATGGTGAGGTGCTACTGACCCCTCTCTCACTGCAGGGCCTGGTGTGGCAGGCTTGCTCCATAGTGTCCAGCATCTGCTGGTGGAGATCCTGCAGACATCACgacagcagcaggcactgctggagagcctggccagcagcacatcctccCACCTTCAGCACCTCTCCCACAGCCTCGAGCAGGTGGGTGAGAccctgcaccagctcctgctccgTCCACAGACCCATCGTGGCCCCACTGGCTGCTAAGT
The genomic region above belongs to Sylvia atricapilla isolate bSylAtr1 chromosome Z, bSylAtr1.pri, whole genome shotgun sequence and contains:
- the LOC136373861 gene encoding uncharacterized protein; translated protein: MGDRQSTPNPRQPAGRQRPAPSRRLSLREDISSRTTFPSGSWRHCKCSMRCPTPSGSSRRGHIPCEPRSGSRCDRRGSRGSSLRPPPWDILPVPPLERRAEPRRRPGPQRSRAAPPRAGSMPRGRAWTQAEVSELLSLVVKSGETALLMGSTSRPNEALWQEISQGLTAAGYGRSVAQCRSKWKALKQAFYSERETRQKAGRPSSRLPPYYRAMKDIWNAAGKPVFGERRMSDVVKLPSRKRKSPLAGQSPSSSEPPEHNVDGNIPSTLTHAPALVTPMLQCAKDEPENSAGEDHITGVPPTLPAMPHASSCFPLILQLGFPGETSQSPGMERKHEMLPLDAAATGSHGTAAMSEQPAAAEDASDACLHGPGVAGLLHSVQHLLVEILQTSRQQQALLESLASSTSSHLQHLSHSLEQVGETLHQLLLRPQTHRGPTGC